Proteins co-encoded in one Planctomycetaceae bacterium genomic window:
- a CDS encoding PAAR domain-containing protein: MGQPAARMMDLVLQQAPHCHAPIHPPAPTPTPVPHPALPLQILSPCAPTVLIGNMPAARVTDITKICTLIPCVPAGPGLIAKGSGTVMISNLPAARVGDMTSHPSCVAPIPSPTGTILPPGCPTVLIGG, from the coding sequence ATGGGACAGCCTGCCGCCAGAATGATGGACCTCGTGCTGCAGCAGGCTCCGCACTGCCACGCCCCGATTCACCCGCCCGCGCCAACGCCAACACCGGTGCCGCATCCGGCACTCCCGCTGCAAATCCTGTCTCCGTGCGCTCCAACCGTGCTGATCGGAAACATGCCCGCTGCCCGGGTCACGGATATCACCAAGATCTGCACACTCATTCCCTGCGTGCCAGCCGGTCCCGGGTTGATTGCAAAAGGTTCCGGGACGGTCATGATCAGCAATCTTCCGGCGGCACGTGTCGGTGATATGACGTCACACCCGTCGTGTGTTGCTCCGATCCCCAGCCCAACCGGAACGATCCTGCCACCCGGCTGCCCGACCGTTCTGATCGGTGGATAG
- a CDS encoding methyltransferase domain-containing protein gives MKLRHFEALQPVCPVCRSDNSFDNSRLTIGAVWKSDDTAIFEGVLLCPNTACQREFPIIDGIPLIIPHIRSFIESGILQIFGRDDLSEATESMLTDCCGPGSAFESVRQHVSSYTWDHYAEFDPADVPGADKPGLVVNLLDRCLEMADSPVGGPVLDLGCGVGRTSFAMAERTGELVVGADLHYAMLRIASRVLSTGQVRYPRRRVGIVYDRREFPVSFPRSENVDFWGCDANALPFRDGQFATTVSLNVLDCSNSPMNFLKSIERVTATGGQAILACPYDWSAGATPIEAWLGGHSQRSPTAGASDAMLRSMLTPGSPMHSFPRLSLAAELDDLPWHVRLHDRSTMHYRTHGLVIRVSDPPPAGAS, from the coding sequence GTGAAACTCCGACACTTCGAAGCACTTCAACCGGTCTGTCCCGTCTGCAGGTCAGACAACAGTTTCGACAACTCACGACTGACGATCGGCGCCGTCTGGAAATCCGACGATACCGCCATCTTCGAAGGTGTGCTGCTGTGCCCGAATACGGCCTGTCAGCGCGAGTTCCCGATCATCGACGGCATCCCGCTGATCATCCCGCACATCCGATCCTTCATCGAATCCGGAATTCTGCAGATCTTCGGTCGCGACGATCTTAGCGAGGCCACCGAAAGCATGCTGACCGACTGCTGTGGTCCGGGATCGGCTTTCGAATCCGTGCGTCAGCACGTCAGTTCGTACACCTGGGACCACTACGCGGAGTTCGACCCGGCGGACGTGCCCGGCGCCGACAAACCGGGCCTGGTCGTGAACCTGCTCGACCGATGTCTTGAGATGGCCGATTCGCCCGTGGGCGGCCCGGTGCTGGACCTGGGGTGCGGAGTCGGCAGAACGTCGTTCGCGATGGCGGAGCGGACCGGCGAACTTGTCGTCGGAGCAGACCTGCACTACGCGATGCTGCGCATTGCGTCGCGGGTTCTGAGTACCGGTCAGGTGCGGTACCCCAGGCGCCGCGTGGGAATCGTGTACGACCGCCGCGAGTTTCCGGTATCGTTCCCGCGCAGCGAAAACGTCGATTTCTGGGGCTGCGACGCCAATGCTCTTCCCTTTCGCGACGGCCAGTTTGCCACAACCGTCAGCCTGAACGTGCTGGACTGTTCCAACAGCCCCATGAACTTCCTGAAGTCGATTGAACGAGTGACGGCAACCGGCGGCCAGGCGATTCTTGCCTGTCCGTATGACTGGTCCGCAGGCGCGACGCCCATTGAAGCCTGGCTGGGCGGCCATTCGCAACGCAGCCCGACCGCGGGTGCCAGCGATGCGATGCTGCGGTCGATGCTGACACCGGGTTCGCCGATGCATTCGTTTCCGCGACTCAGTCTGGCCGCCGAACTGGATGACCTGCCGTGGCACGTGCGTCTGCATGACCGCAGCACGATGCATTACCGAACTCACGGACTTGTCATTCGGGTTTCCGATCCGCCACCGGCAGGCGCATCGTGA
- a CDS encoding radical SAM protein gives MRVLFLEIDTERTWAVASMGPAFLAAYLRVHGHDVTGLRVPPEQTADALVERIAALDPQLIGLSLTTRQWLRARDLIAAIRRKIDVPVIAGGLHATFSPEAVLEQPGFDYVCLGEGEDALLELVTKLETGKPTDDIRNIQVPGGKRPELRPPIASLDELPFQARDLLDEQYGVVHIATQRGCPFPCTYCAARQYHDLYGTENYGRRRTVGSVMDELATIQREGTLNYVIFLDDTFTIFPTWVSEFCEAHTERFGTPFSVHARVDTVTPEMLHSLAQAGCRHIVFGVESGSLRVRREVMHRPITNERMIDAFRWSRDEGMIVTANYMLGLPTETRDDLEQTLALHEQLRPDDFGYFVFYPYPGTRLFHVCRENGYLPDNFLELPANHRESILNLPGLSREDIAEYYDRFTLLREQSWLKSDAGPRSPERDQAISQSVRQCAATG, from the coding sequence ATGAGAGTGCTGTTCCTGGAAATCGATACGGAACGAACGTGGGCCGTGGCTTCCATGGGGCCGGCGTTTCTGGCGGCCTATTTGCGGGTTCACGGGCATGACGTGACGGGTCTGCGCGTTCCGCCGGAGCAAACGGCCGACGCGCTGGTTGAGCGAATTGCAGCGCTCGATCCGCAACTGATCGGCCTCTCACTGACGACTCGACAGTGGCTGCGGGCTCGGGATCTGATTGCGGCGATTCGCAGAAAGATCGATGTCCCGGTGATCGCCGGCGGACTTCATGCGACGTTTTCTCCGGAAGCCGTGCTGGAACAGCCGGGATTCGACTACGTCTGTCTGGGCGAAGGTGAAGACGCTCTGCTGGAGCTTGTGACGAAGCTGGAAACCGGCAAACCCACCGATGACATCCGCAACATTCAGGTCCCCGGAGGGAAGCGGCCTGAACTGCGCCCGCCGATTGCGTCTCTCGATGAACTTCCGTTTCAGGCTCGCGATCTGCTGGATGAACAGTACGGCGTTGTTCACATCGCAACGCAGCGAGGCTGTCCGTTTCCGTGTACTTACTGCGCGGCTCGGCAGTATCACGATCTGTATGGCACCGAGAACTACGGTCGACGCAGAACAGTCGGCAGTGTCATGGATGAACTTGCGACGATTCAGAGAGAAGGAACGCTGAACTATGTCATTTTTCTGGACGATACGTTCACGATTTTCCCGACGTGGGTTTCGGAATTCTGTGAAGCGCACACAGAACGTTTTGGGACGCCGTTTTCCGTGCATGCCCGAGTCGACACGGTGACGCCGGAGATGCTGCATTCACTCGCTCAGGCCGGTTGCCGGCACATCGTGTTCGGCGTCGAAAGCGGCAGCCTGCGAGTCCGTCGGGAAGTCATGCACCGGCCAATCACGAACGAACGCATGATCGACGCCTTTCGCTGGTCGCGCGACGAAGGCATGATCGTCACTGCCAACTACATGCTGGGGCTGCCCACGGAAACTCGCGACGACCTGGAACAAACGCTGGCGCTGCATGAGCAGCTTCGACCGGATGACTTCGGCTACTTCGTTTTCTATCCCTACCCCGGAACGCGGCTGTTCCATGTCTGCCGCGAGAACGGCTATCTGCCCGACAACTTCCTGGAACTGCCGGCAAACCACCGCGAGTCCATCTTGAATCTGCCGGGGCTGAGCCGCGAGGACATCGCCGAGTACTACGATCGGTTCACTTTGCTGCGTGAACAGTCGTGGCTGAAGTCCGACGCCGGACCACGCTCGCCGGAACGCGACCAGGCCATTTCTCAGTCAGTGCGACAGTGCGCGGCAACGGGATAG
- a CDS encoding FHA domain-containing protein — protein sequence MPITLTVISGPESGRVLELRTGSSARVGRGEDLDFSVPDDPRMSTQHFLIEGRPDCGLLTDLKSTNGTFVNGEPVTEAIVANGDQIVAGQTTFAVTSGAAAKQGSGKPSAPAKRLQVSFAPAAAEVCAGVTLTSEGKSLLNETQSAEQFVGELRKKSLYADALRVLSRAMGTPAALLWSCGCVETALNDRLSDSERSALDAAGKWAMKPSEETAAAAFAASAKLENRGPAAMLAEAAYWGAGNAAPPGHPPIPADEQLPCQAISGALTLVAVDGPPEDAAGKYEDFIEKALAAAEK from the coding sequence ATGCCCATCACGTTAACGGTCATCTCGGGACCTGAATCCGGCAGGGTTCTGGAACTTCGCACGGGCAGTTCCGCTCGCGTCGGCCGCGGAGAAGATCTCGACTTCAGCGTTCCTGACGATCCGAGAATGTCGACTCAGCATTTTCTGATTGAAGGGCGGCCGGACTGCGGGCTGTTGACGGACCTGAAAAGCACGAACGGAACTTTCGTCAACGGTGAACCGGTCACGGAAGCGATTGTGGCGAATGGCGACCAGATCGTCGCCGGCCAGACGACCTTCGCGGTCACTTCCGGCGCTGCCGCGAAACAGGGCAGCGGGAAGCCGTCCGCGCCGGCGAAACGCCTGCAGGTTTCGTTTGCTCCGGCTGCGGCGGAAGTCTGTGCCGGTGTGACTCTGACGAGCGAAGGGAAGTCTCTGCTGAACGAAACGCAGTCCGCCGAGCAATTCGTTGGCGAACTTCGAAAGAAGAGCCTGTACGCCGACGCACTGCGCGTGCTGAGCCGGGCGATGGGCACTCCGGCCGCCCTGCTCTGGAGTTGCGGATGTGTGGAAACTGCACTGAACGATAGGCTGTCCGATTCGGAGCGTTCCGCACTGGACGCCGCCGGCAAGTGGGCCATGAAACCTTCCGAAGAAACGGCCGCCGCTGCCTTCGCCGCTTCCGCGAAGCTGGAAAACAGGGGACCGGCCGCAATGCTGGCGGAGGCGGCCTATTGGGGGGCCGGAAACGCGGCGCCGCCAGGACATCCGCCGATTCCGGCCGATGAACAGTTGCCCTGCCAGGCGATTTCCGGCGCTCTGACGCTGGTTGCCGTCGACGGGCCTCCGGAAGATGCGGCGGGGAAGTACGAGGACTTCATCGAAAAAGCACTGGCGGCTGCGGAAAAGTAG
- a CDS encoding zinc ribbon domain-containing protein → MPTYEYRCKACENQWDEFQSISASPTKKCPECGKLKAERIISAGGGIIFKGSGFYQTDYRSESYKKGASAEKKSQESTKSDSSSSGKSESSATTSSAAE, encoded by the coding sequence ATGCCAACGTACGAGTACCGCTGCAAAGCGTGCGAAAACCAGTGGGACGAGTTTCAATCGATTTCCGCCAGTCCGACGAAGAAATGTCCGGAGTGCGGCAAATTGAAAGCCGAACGCATTATCAGTGCCGGCGGCGGTATCATTTTCAAGGGCTCCGGCTTTTATCAAACAGACTACCGCAGTGAGTCCTACAAGAAGGGTGCCAGCGCGGAAAAGAAGTCGCAGGAATCGACGAAGTCAGATTCCTCATCATCCGGCAAAAGTGAATCGTCAGCGACGACGTCGTCGGCAGCCGAATAG
- the grpE gene encoding nucleotide exchange factor GrpE, whose translation MSREKKHTEAGDGAAADTDSQGADVTAEAVASAAAAIDSDELQKLRQEADEARDRSLRAQAELDNFRRRTQREVDEFRKYQSIPIIRDMLPGLDNLKRAVGAAEQSGDLQNLLDGIHMVSQQFEDVLKAHSAIPIRPQGQPFDPNLHEALTQVPSAEHPPMTVLDVVETGYKLHDRVIRPAKVIVACAPPPTNDAASTDAD comes from the coding sequence ATGAGCAGGGAAAAGAAACATACCGAAGCCGGCGACGGCGCCGCAGCGGACACGGACAGCCAGGGGGCCGACGTGACTGCTGAGGCCGTTGCGTCCGCCGCCGCGGCAATCGATTCGGACGAACTGCAGAAACTGCGGCAGGAAGCTGACGAGGCCAGGGACCGTTCGCTGCGGGCTCAGGCGGAACTTGACAACTTCCGTCGCCGTACTCAGCGTGAGGTCGATGAGTTTCGCAAGTACCAGTCGATTCCCATTATCCGCGACATGCTGCCGGGACTGGACAACCTGAAACGCGCCGTCGGCGCTGCCGAACAGTCGGGCGATCTTCAGAATCTTCTGGACGGCATCCACATGGTCAGCCAGCAGTTCGAAGATGTGCTGAAAGCTCATTCCGCGATACCCATTCGTCCGCAGGGTCAGCCGTTCGACCCAAACCTGCACGAAGCGCTGACTCAGGTGCCATCCGCCGAGCATCCGCCGATGACTGTGCTGGACGTCGTGGAAACCGGATACAAGCTTCATGATCGCGTCATCAGACCGGCCAAGGTAATCGTGGCCTGCGCTCCTCCCCCGACCAATGATGCAGCGTCAACTGACGCTGACTGA
- the dnaJ gene encoding molecular chaperone DnaJ codes for MMTSQRDYYEVLEVARDASGDVIKKAYRKLALRYHPDRNQGDEEAVVKFKEAAEAFDVLSDPGKRSRYDRFGHAGVSGAAGGGGGAGFQDMNDIFGAFGDLFEGFGFGGGRRRGGGAQRGASLQASVQIELPEAAAGCRRELHISRHEECETCHGSGARPGSEKVKCSTCGGHGQVIQSQGFFRVQTTCPACRGAGETIRDPCGDCSGTGRTMRDVVREVSIPAGIDTGMQLCLRGEGEAGTRGGARGDLFVDIEVRPHPLFNRDGLDLKCRVPITYTQAALGAEIPIPTLNGRQTLEVSSGTQPGSVVRLRGLGMPDPRGGSRTGDLLVELQVEVPRKLNQRQEELLRELAELEDKDVMPHRKSFFAQVREFFAGDDDD; via the coding sequence ATGATGACTTCGCAGCGTGACTACTACGAAGTGCTCGAGGTAGCGCGTGACGCGTCCGGTGACGTCATCAAGAAGGCTTACCGAAAGCTGGCTCTCAGATACCACCCGGACCGCAACCAGGGCGACGAAGAAGCGGTCGTGAAGTTCAAGGAGGCAGCCGAGGCTTTTGACGTTTTGAGTGATCCCGGTAAGCGGTCTCGCTACGATCGCTTTGGACATGCGGGAGTCTCCGGGGCGGCTGGCGGCGGTGGCGGCGCCGGCTTCCAGGACATGAACGACATCTTCGGAGCATTCGGAGATCTGTTTGAGGGATTCGGGTTCGGCGGCGGTCGGCGCCGTGGCGGTGGCGCGCAGCGCGGCGCTTCGCTGCAGGCGTCAGTTCAGATCGAGCTGCCCGAGGCTGCTGCCGGCTGCCGCCGCGAACTGCATATCTCACGACACGAAGAATGCGAAACGTGTCACGGATCGGGTGCCCGGCCCGGATCGGAAAAGGTCAAGTGCAGCACGTGCGGCGGACACGGTCAGGTGATTCAGTCGCAGGGATTTTTCCGTGTTCAGACGACCTGTCCGGCGTGCCGGGGCGCAGGAGAAACGATCAGGGATCCGTGCGGCGACTGTTCCGGGACCGGCCGGACGATGAGGGACGTTGTTCGCGAAGTTTCCATACCGGCGGGCATCGACACCGGAATGCAGCTTTGTCTGCGCGGCGAGGGCGAAGCAGGCACCAGAGGCGGAGCGCGAGGTGACCTGTTTGTCGATATCGAAGTGCGGCCGCATCCGCTGTTCAATCGCGACGGTCTGGATCTGAAATGCCGAGTCCCCATCACGTACACTCAGGCGGCGCTGGGAGCGGAGATTCCGATTCCCACGCTAAATGGCCGGCAGACGCTGGAAGTCAGTTCGGGAACACAGCCGGGCAGTGTTGTTCGACTGCGTGGTCTGGGAATGCCGGATCCGCGAGGCGGCAGCCGAACGGGCGACCTGCTTGTGGAACTTCAGGTCGAAGTTCCGAGAAAACTAAATCAGCGCCAGGAAGAATTGCTGCGGGAACTGGCGGAACTGGAAGACAAGGACGTGATGCCGCACCGCAAATCGTTCTTTGCACAGGTCCGGGAGTTTTTCGCCGGCGATGATGACGACTAA
- the groL gene encoding chaperonin GroEL (60 kDa chaperone family; promotes refolding of misfolded polypeptides especially under stressful conditions; forms two stacked rings of heptamers to form a barrel-shaped 14mer; ends can be capped by GroES; misfolded proteins enter the barrel where they are refolded when GroES binds) has protein sequence MAKQLLFDDRARIKLHRGVDTLAKAVAVTMGPTGRNVIIDKSFGNPVVTKDGVTVSKEVELDDPYEHMGAKLVNEVASKTSDLAGDGTTTATVLARAIYDEGLRSISLGANPTVVRRGIEKAVEAALASIESQARPVESRQQVAQVGAISANNDRAIGDMIANAMERVGRDGVITVEEGKANETTLEFAEGMQFDKGYISPYFVTSAEDMKAVLEDCLILLFEKKISNLREFVPLLEKVAQSGKQLLVVAEDVDSEALTALVVNKLRGVLKVCAVKAPGFGDRRKAMLGDMATLTGGTLISEDLGIKLDSVQLAQLGSARRVEVTKDSTTIIEGNGDHDAIKTRVQQIRDHIEKTDSDYDREKFQERLAKLTGGVAVISVGAATEAEMKQTKARMEDALHATRAAVEEGILPGGGVALLRAITAVQKLESSGDEAIGVGIIIRALEAPLRQIASNCGADGAVIADEVRQLKGAMGFDASNGQFVDMLAAGILDPAKVVRSALSLAASIAGLMLTTSVLVTRTDDADGGASKPKVEGAIR, from the coding sequence ATGGCTAAACAACTACTGTTTGACGACCGCGCTCGAATCAAGCTGCATCGCGGTGTCGACACACTTGCAAAGGCGGTCGCTGTCACGATGGGGCCAACGGGTCGCAATGTGATTATCGACAAAAGCTTCGGCAACCCGGTCGTCACGAAAGACGGTGTGACTGTCAGCAAAGAGGTTGAGCTTGACGATCCGTACGAGCACATGGGGGCCAAGCTGGTCAATGAAGTGGCCAGCAAGACCAGTGATCTGGCGGGTGATGGAACGACCACCGCGACCGTGCTGGCCAGGGCAATTTATGACGAAGGCCTGCGCAGCATTTCTCTGGGAGCGAATCCGACGGTTGTTCGGCGCGGCATTGAAAAGGCGGTCGAAGCGGCACTGGCCAGCATTGAATCGCAGGCCAGACCGGTTGAATCCCGGCAGCAGGTTGCCCAGGTGGGAGCGATCTCCGCGAACAACGACCGAGCCATCGGGGATATGATCGCCAATGCGATGGAACGCGTCGGTCGCGATGGTGTTATCACCGTTGAAGAAGGCAAGGCGAACGAAACGACGCTGGAATTTGCGGAAGGGATGCAGTTCGACAAGGGCTACATTTCTCCCTACTTCGTGACCAGTGCCGAAGACATGAAGGCCGTGCTGGAAGACTGCCTGATTCTGCTGTTCGAAAAGAAGATTTCGAACCTGCGTGAATTTGTTCCGCTGCTGGAAAAGGTTGCTCAGTCCGGCAAGCAGTTGCTGGTGGTCGCGGAGGATGTCGACAGCGAAGCGCTGACCGCGCTGGTTGTCAACAAGCTGCGCGGCGTGCTGAAGGTCTGTGCCGTGAAGGCGCCCGGCTTTGGCGACCGTCGAAAGGCGATGCTGGGAGACATGGCCACGCTGACCGGAGGAACGCTGATCTCCGAAGACCTTGGCATCAAGCTGGATTCCGTTCAACTGGCTCAGCTTGGTTCGGCGCGGCGCGTTGAGGTCACAAAGGACAGCACCACGATCATCGAAGGCAACGGAGACCACGATGCCATCAAGACTCGTGTTCAGCAGATCCGTGATCACATCGAAAAGACCGACAGTGACTACGACCGCGAGAAATTCCAGGAACGTCTGGCCAAACTGACGGGCGGCGTGGCGGTGATTTCCGTGGGAGCGGCCACCGAAGCGGAAATGAAGCAGACGAAGGCTCGCATGGAAGACGCCCTGCACGCAACCCGCGCTGCCGTTGAAGAAGGCATTCTTCCCGGCGGCGGTGTGGCTTTGCTGCGAGCGATCACGGCCGTTCAGAAGCTGGAATCCAGCGGTGACGAAGCGATCGGTGTCGGCATCATCATCCGCGCTCTGGAAGCGCCGCTGCGGCAGATCGCCAGCAACTGCGGTGCGGACGGTGCGGTCATTGCGGACGAAGTTCGTCAGTTGAAAGGTGCGATGGGATTCGACGCGTCAAATGGCCAGTTCGTGGATATGCTGGCTGCCGGGATTCTGGATCCGGCGAAGGTTGTCCGCAGCGCCCTGTCGCTGGCGGCCTCCATTGCCGGACTGATGTTGACCACTTCCGTCCTGGTGACTCGCACTGACGATGCCGACGGAGGCGCCAGCAAGCCGAAGGTTGAAGGGGCGATCCGCTAG
- the groES gene encoding co-chaperone GroES: MKVNPLDDRIVVRPGEAEEKTSGGIVLPDAAKEKPQRGTVLAVGPGRLLDSGQRSPISVEVGDQVLFGKYGGTEIEIDGEEVKILRESDILAKVV; this comes from the coding sequence ATGAAAGTCAATCCTCTCGATGATCGAATCGTAGTTCGTCCCGGCGAAGCAGAAGAAAAGACTTCCGGCGGCATCGTCCTGCCGGATGCCGCCAAGGAAAAGCCACAGCGCGGGACCGTGCTGGCCGTCGGGCCGGGACGTCTGTTGGACAGTGGACAGCGCAGCCCGATCAGCGTTGAAGTCGGCGATCAGGTTCTGTTCGGCAAGTACGGCGGTACGGAAATTGAAATCGACGGTGAGGAAGTGAAGATTCTTCGCGAGAGCGACATTCTGGCGAAGGTCGTCTAG
- the groL gene encoding chaperonin GroEL (60 kDa chaperone family; promotes refolding of misfolded polypeptides especially under stressful conditions; forms two stacked rings of heptamers to form a barrel-shaped 14mer; ends can be capped by GroES; misfolded proteins enter the barrel where they are refolded when GroES binds), with amino-acid sequence MAKLLTFDEEARKGLLSGVSKLSQAVSSTLGPRGRNAVLDKGWGAPKVTKDGVTVAEDIELEDPYENVGVQLVKEAASKTNDVAGDGTTTATVLAEALYRAGLKYIAAGADAMALSRGAQKAVVAVVEELAKMSRVVKANDKEQIARVAAIAGNNDPEVGKILADALMKVGKDGVITVEEGRNVSTEVELVEGMQFDRGYLSPHFITNQDEQEVVFDNCRILLHEEKISNAKQLVPLLEAVSKDGAPLLIIAEDVEGEALATLVVNKMRGILQVAAVKAPGYGDRRKAMMEDIAVLTGGKAFFKDLGIKLENIQLSDLGRAKRVRIDSDKTVIIEGSGKKGDISGRAEQIRREIESTDSEYDREKLQERLAKLAGGVAQIKVGAATETEMKERKDLVDDALNATRAAIEEGVVPGGGVALLRCARILDEMKLKGDEEHGVELVRGVLEMPLRMIAQNAGLDGAVVANRVKKEKKASHGYDALNDQYGDMFAFGVVDPTKVVRSSLQNAISVASLLLTTDCIVVEEPAKEEDNHHDDHHHDMGGMGGMGGMGGGMGGMPGMM; translated from the coding sequence GTGGCAAAGTTACTGACGTTTGACGAAGAGGCTCGAAAGGGTCTGCTGTCCGGCGTTTCGAAGCTTTCGCAGGCCGTCAGCAGCACGCTGGGGCCGCGAGGACGAAATGCGGTCCTGGACAAGGGCTGGGGAGCCCCGAAGGTGACCAAGGACGGTGTGACGGTTGCCGAAGATATTGAGCTGGAAGATCCCTACGAGAATGTCGGCGTGCAGCTTGTGAAGGAAGCGGCGTCGAAGACCAACGACGTTGCCGGAGACGGAACGACAACCGCGACAGTCCTGGCTGAGGCGCTTTACCGTGCCGGGCTGAAGTACATCGCTGCGGGAGCCGACGCGATGGCTCTCAGCCGCGGTGCTCAAAAGGCCGTCGTGGCGGTCGTCGAAGAGCTCGCGAAGATGTCCAGGGTGGTCAAGGCCAACGACAAGGAGCAGATTGCTCGCGTCGCCGCAATCGCCGGAAATAACGACCCGGAAGTTGGCAAGATTCTTGCCGACGCTCTGATGAAGGTCGGCAAAGACGGAGTCATCACCGTCGAGGAAGGTCGCAACGTCAGCACGGAAGTCGAGCTGGTCGAAGGAATGCAATTCGATCGAGGCTACCTGTCGCCGCACTTCATAACGAATCAGGATGAGCAGGAAGTTGTATTCGACAACTGCCGAATTCTGCTGCACGAAGAGAAGATTTCAAACGCCAAGCAACTGGTCCCGCTGCTGGAAGCAGTGTCAAAGGACGGTGCTCCGCTGCTGATCATCGCTGAAGACGTCGAAGGCGAAGCTCTGGCGACACTGGTTGTCAACAAGATGCGCGGTATTCTGCAGGTGGCAGCCGTCAAAGCACCGGGCTACGGAGACCGTCGCAAGGCGATGATGGAAGATATTGCCGTGCTGACCGGCGGGAAGGCGTTCTTCAAGGATCTGGGGATCAAGCTGGAGAATATTCAGCTTTCAGACCTGGGTCGCGCCAAGCGAGTCCGGATCGATTCCGACAAGACAGTCATCATCGAAGGTTCCGGAAAAAAGGGCGACATTTCCGGTCGCGCCGAGCAGATTCGGCGTGAAATCGAATCGACGGACAGCGAGTACGACCGTGAAAAGCTGCAGGAACGACTGGCCAAGCTGGCTGGCGGCGTGGCTCAAATCAAAGTCGGAGCCGCCACCGAAACGGAAATGAAGGAACGCAAGGACCTGGTCGATGACGCGTTGAATGCGACGCGAGCTGCCATTGAAGAAGGGGTCGTGCCCGGCGGCGGTGTCGCATTGCTGCGGTGTGCCCGAATCCTTGATGAGATGAAGCTGAAGGGCGACGAAGAGCACGGCGTGGAACTGGTTCGCGGCGTTCTTGAAATGCCACTGCGGATGATTGCTCAAAACGCCGGATTGGATGGTGCCGTTGTCGCGAACCGCGTCAAGAAGGAGAAGAAGGCTTCTCACGGCTACGATGCCCTGAATGACCAGTATGGCGACATGTTCGCGTTTGGCGTGGTTGATCCAACCAAGGTTGTTCGGTCGTCTCTGCAGAATGCCATCAGCGTTGCTTCACTGCTGCTGACGACAGACTGCATTGTCGTCGAAGAGCCGGCAAAGGAAGAGGACAACCACCACGACGACCACCACCACGACATGGGAGGCATGGGAGGCATGGGTGGTATGGGCGGCGGGATGGGCGGTATGCCCGGAATGATGTAA